From one Prosthecobacter debontii genomic stretch:
- a CDS encoding protein kinase domain-containing protein — MDQPPLPPKKPANPLQGLSPLGLMDGVMGGQASDWEPPMAEDLEQLFPGYHDFKFIDRGGMGAVYSAVQNSLQRRVAIKILPPEMGLDEAFVDRFHQEARLLARLQHPHIVAVYDFGRNQSGHLFIVMEYVEGTSLLDIMKKERLTLSRSLEVTAQVCEALQFAHDHGVIHRDIKPTNILLDVWGRVRVADFGLAKLAETSHQTTKQNRSAMLMGTPGYASPEQRRGEKDMDHRADIFSLGVTLYEMLTGHLPVGVFEPPSKKVQTPPGLDKIINRCLRERPADRYQQAKDIRSAILQQVEKMERSVMQRAIAKRPIVSMMTSVIVGAGFIYLLDALDREVLRKQAAPVPVPTYVDSEHGPSVLKLNETFSLVRLRLTWEEARRRIDATDGIQLASIRSEEELNQLRALLKEQNITSHIWLGGRELADQKGFRWEDGSPFTFAAWMPASPEPPLMISEIQAKNQRTLREPSGRSPDWIEVYNPGPTPVDLTGWNLRQISGRYAMDGRLGRQEGSAKAALVVPPGGYQIIHCEEADGPMGDDLAFSFQLEAQSARLRWSDPRGRLIQDTGKDWKSFPADASLIFDADTHSWSWSQEPTPGQPNSQAREFFSSSADSQAFSQAIIMLPSFDCRWSLDTQRRTAWSLVRHSKRDSGL, encoded by the coding sequence ATGGATCAACCGCCGCTGCCGCCGAAAAAGCCCGCCAACCCTCTTCAAGGTCTCAGTCCTCTGGGCTTGATGGATGGAGTGATGGGGGGGCAGGCTTCAGATTGGGAGCCGCCCATGGCAGAGGACCTGGAGCAGTTGTTCCCGGGCTATCATGACTTCAAGTTCATTGATCGCGGTGGCATGGGCGCGGTGTATTCCGCCGTCCAAAACTCTTTGCAGCGTCGGGTGGCGATCAAGATCCTGCCGCCAGAAATGGGATTGGATGAGGCCTTCGTGGATCGTTTCCACCAAGAGGCTCGCTTGCTGGCCCGTCTTCAGCATCCTCACATCGTGGCGGTCTATGACTTCGGGCGAAATCAGTCCGGCCATCTCTTCATCGTGATGGAGTATGTGGAGGGCACGAGCCTGCTGGACATCATGAAAAAGGAGCGGCTGACACTCTCCCGATCTCTGGAGGTGACCGCGCAGGTCTGTGAGGCGCTCCAGTTCGCGCATGATCATGGCGTGATTCATCGGGACATCAAGCCGACGAACATTTTGCTGGATGTCTGGGGCCGTGTGCGGGTGGCGGATTTTGGCTTGGCCAAGCTGGCCGAGACCAGCCACCAGACGACGAAGCAAAATCGCAGTGCCATGCTGATGGGCACACCGGGCTATGCCTCCCCTGAGCAGCGTCGTGGAGAGAAGGATATGGATCACCGGGCAGATATTTTCAGCCTGGGGGTGACGCTGTATGAGATGCTGACTGGGCATCTCCCCGTGGGGGTTTTTGAGCCGCCGTCCAAAAAAGTCCAGACACCTCCGGGCCTCGATAAGATCATCAACCGCTGCCTGCGGGAGCGGCCAGCGGATCGATATCAGCAAGCGAAGGATATTCGCTCTGCCATCCTGCAGCAGGTGGAGAAAATGGAGCGCTCGGTGATGCAGCGTGCCATTGCCAAGCGGCCCATCGTCTCAATGATGACCTCGGTCATTGTCGGCGCTGGTTTCATTTATCTTTTGGATGCTCTAGACCGGGAGGTCTTACGGAAGCAAGCGGCCCCTGTGCCTGTCCCGACCTATGTGGACTCTGAGCATGGGCCCAGCGTGCTGAAGCTCAATGAAACCTTTTCGCTGGTGCGCCTTCGTTTGACTTGGGAAGAGGCGCGGCGGCGCATCGATGCCACGGATGGTATTCAACTGGCCAGTATCCGCAGTGAAGAGGAGCTGAATCAACTGCGAGCGTTGCTGAAGGAGCAAAACATTACGTCACACATTTGGTTGGGCGGTCGTGAATTGGCCGATCAAAAAGGCTTCCGATGGGAGGATGGCTCGCCGTTTACCTTCGCTGCATGGATGCCGGCGTCTCCAGAGCCTCCCCTGATGATCTCCGAGATTCAGGCAAAGAATCAGCGCACGCTTCGGGAGCCCAGTGGGCGCTCTCCGGATTGGATCGAAGTTTATAATCCTGGTCCGACGCCTGTGGATCTTACAGGCTGGAATCTGCGTCAGATCTCCGGCCGCTATGCCATGGATGGACGGCTAGGACGCCAGGAGGGCTCAGCGAAGGCGGCCCTCGTGGTGCCTCCAGGAGGCTATCAGATCATCCATTGTGAAGAGGCGGATGGCCCTATGGGGGATGATCTCGCCTTCTCCTTTCAGCTTGAGGCGCAGAGCGCACGTCTGCGCTGGTCCGATCCGCGTGGGCGTCTCATTCAAGATACCGGTAAGGATTGGAAGTCTTTCCCAGCGGATGCCAGCCTTATCTTCGATGCGGACACGCACTCCTGGTCCTGGTCGCAAGAACCCACGCCCGGCCAGCCCAATAGCCAGGCGCGTGAGTTCTTCTCTTCCTCAGCAGATTCCCAAGCCTTCTCACAGGCCATCATTATGCTGCCGTCCTTCGACTGTCGGTGGTCTCTAGATACCCAGCGGCGCACGGCTTGGTCCCTCGTTCGGCATTCGAAGCGTGACAGTGGACTGTAG
- a CDS encoding DUF4886 domain-containing protein, producing MKAFLTSLAVALLLCSISFAGEAQTVRLLTIGNSFSRNATNHLGDLAKAGGHKLIHTSIVVGGASLELHSDKALKNAEDPKDKAGLYTNGRSLVQELKAQPWDYVTLQQASIKSHDLSTYQPYAGRLAALIHEHAPTAQLLVHQTWAYRKDDPRFTKPSDKPGEPKTQEEMYQMLTAAYQAITEELKAQRIPVGDAFHLADTDAEWGYQTDTAFDLKKAKAPELPSQKHSLHVGWTWKTDAKTKVKKLGMDGHHANTAGEYLGACVWYEVLFGESSVGNSYIPAKMEPEYARFLQKTAHRAVETAKEDLGNPESADSTAILKMPNLVAFWDFQEAAGEKRWSQGGEKLALQEKKGPINRVQDGVFGPWSVDIKRGQWLMLPRAEIGALNIHGKEAQVTVVAWVKRQAKEPWQAIAGVWDETHKHRQYCLFLNAPRGTRADEMKRYPLANRIHGHVSGVGGPTPGEEFCITYSSGATEIPLQQWHCLAMSYDGQASRVFVDGKLDSLEHYNPFPYSEGLHDGGVEGADFTVGAVHRGGVWGNFFGGQIGGLAVFNRALEESELQTLVGLTAPAE from the coding sequence ATGAAAGCCTTTTTAACGTCCCTGGCAGTCGCTCTGCTGCTTTGCTCGATCAGCTTTGCGGGTGAAGCTCAAACGGTTCGCCTGCTCACGATCGGCAACAGTTTCTCTCGCAATGCCACCAATCACCTGGGCGATTTGGCCAAGGCGGGCGGTCATAAGCTGATTCACACCTCCATCGTCGTGGGCGGAGCGTCCCTGGAATTGCATTCTGACAAAGCTCTCAAGAATGCTGAAGACCCCAAGGATAAAGCAGGACTTTATACTAACGGTCGCAGCCTGGTGCAGGAGCTGAAAGCGCAGCCCTGGGACTATGTCACCCTCCAGCAGGCCAGCATCAAGAGCCATGACCTGAGCACTTATCAACCGTATGCGGGACGTTTGGCCGCCTTGATCCATGAGCACGCACCGACAGCACAGCTCCTGGTTCATCAGACCTGGGCCTACCGGAAGGACGATCCTCGCTTTACCAAGCCTTCCGACAAGCCCGGAGAGCCGAAGACGCAGGAGGAGATGTATCAAATGCTCACGGCGGCCTATCAGGCTATTACCGAGGAACTCAAAGCCCAGCGCATCCCAGTGGGAGATGCCTTTCATCTGGCGGATACGGATGCCGAGTGGGGGTATCAAACCGACACGGCTTTCGATTTGAAAAAAGCCAAAGCTCCCGAGTTGCCTAGCCAAAAGCATTCTCTGCATGTCGGGTGGACTTGGAAGACCGATGCCAAGACCAAGGTGAAGAAGCTGGGGATGGATGGGCACCACGCCAACACGGCTGGGGAATACCTGGGAGCGTGTGTCTGGTATGAAGTGCTCTTCGGTGAAAGCTCGGTCGGTAACAGCTACATCCCCGCGAAGATGGAGCCGGAATACGCTCGGTTTCTCCAAAAAACAGCTCATCGTGCGGTGGAGACGGCAAAGGAGGATTTAGGGAACCCTGAGTCGGCAGATAGCACTGCGATTCTGAAGATGCCCAACCTTGTGGCTTTTTGGGATTTCCAAGAAGCGGCAGGCGAGAAGCGTTGGTCTCAAGGGGGTGAGAAGCTGGCTTTGCAGGAAAAGAAAGGGCCCATAAATCGAGTTCAGGATGGGGTTTTTGGCCCCTGGTCGGTGGACATCAAGCGTGGCCAGTGGTTGATGCTTCCTCGGGCAGAGATCGGTGCGCTGAATATCCATGGCAAAGAGGCCCAAGTCACCGTGGTGGCATGGGTTAAACGACAGGCTAAAGAGCCCTGGCAAGCGATTGCAGGGGTGTGGGATGAAACCCACAAGCATCGGCAATATTGCCTCTTTTTGAATGCCCCACGCGGCACTCGTGCGGATGAGATGAAGCGCTATCCCTTGGCCAATCGCATTCATGGACACGTCTCAGGCGTTGGTGGTCCAACCCCTGGAGAGGAGTTTTGCATCACTTACTCCAGCGGAGCCACCGAGATCCCTCTCCAGCAGTGGCACTGCCTCGCCATGAGTTATGATGGCCAGGCTTCTCGAGTGTTTGTGGATGGGAAACTGGACAGCTTGGAGCATTACAATCCCTTTCCGTATTCCGAGGGATTGCACGATGGTGGGGTTGAAGGAGCCGACTTTACGGTGGGGGCTGTGCATCGTGGCGGTGTGTGGGGAAATTTCTTTGGCGGTCAGATCGGCGGGTTGGCGGTTTTTAATCGCGCCCTTGAAGAGTCTGAGCTGCAAACTCTGGTCGGCCTGACAGCCCCTGCTGAATGA
- a CDS encoding DMT family transporter yields the protein MKTSSSRAVWASAIPFLFVLLWSSGFIGSKLGVPYAEPFTFLTLRYIIVLTVMVPVSFLTRAPWPQGWKQVAHVAFAGLLIHALYLSGCVYALRLGLPAGIVSLIVSMQPLFTAALAGMVLGEKVLPRQWLGLALGFVGTAMVVSHKMGSGVTLPMTLPAILALIGITLGTLWQKRHCPTFDLRTSTAVQYLASLFITAPLSLAFETREVHWSGQFVFALLWVAFVLSIGAITLLNYLIRSGTAVNVASLFYTVPAVTAFMAWAIFGETLTGLSLAGMGVAVLGVWLARGR from the coding sequence ATGAAGACTTCGTCCAGCCGTGCCGTCTGGGCCTCGGCCATTCCGTTCCTGTTCGTGCTCCTCTGGAGCAGCGGCTTCATTGGTTCGAAGCTGGGGGTTCCTTATGCGGAGCCTTTTACCTTTCTCACGCTGCGTTACATCATCGTGCTCACCGTGATGGTCCCGGTGTCATTCCTCACCCGTGCCCCCTGGCCGCAGGGATGGAAGCAGGTGGCGCACGTAGCTTTTGCGGGGCTGCTGATTCATGCCCTCTACCTGAGCGGCTGTGTCTATGCTCTGCGTCTGGGTTTACCGGCAGGAATTGTCAGTCTCATCGTCTCCATGCAGCCCTTGTTTACGGCGGCCTTGGCCGGGATGGTGTTAGGGGAGAAAGTGTTGCCACGTCAATGGTTAGGCTTGGCTTTAGGGTTCGTTGGCACCGCCATGGTGGTCTCTCATAAAATGGGTAGCGGGGTCACGCTGCCCATGACTCTCCCTGCCATACTGGCGCTCATCGGGATCACCCTCGGCACCCTTTGGCAAAAACGGCATTGCCCGACCTTCGATCTACGCACCAGCACAGCGGTGCAGTATCTCGCCAGTTTGTTCATCACCGCACCACTCTCCCTAGCTTTTGAGACGCGGGAGGTTCACTGGAGCGGTCAATTCGTCTTCGCTCTGCTGTGGGTGGCCTTTGTGTTGTCCATCGGGGCCATCACCCTGCTAAATTACCTCATCCGCAGCGGCACCGCGGTGAATGTGGCTAGCCTCTTTTACACCGTGCCCGCTGTCACCGCTTTCATGGCCTGGGCGATCTTCGGTGAAACCCTAACTGGCCTGTCCCTGGCAGGCATGGGCGTGGCGGTCCTCGGCGTGTGGCTAGCGAGGGGCAGGTGA
- a CDS encoding FG-GAP repeat domain-containing protein produces the protein MKSCLVSILTLAALSAAAAPTFKKITLTEEFVAEGAHFADFDHDGQNDICAGRFIWKGPEFKERIEFAPKFEKEPYDPAKGYSDFFLSYTYDFNGDGWSDILAFSWPGKETWVFENPQNKKTEWTRHTIFDITDNESPTLGDINGDGKPELICHTSLGVQPSKGGRLGYAEIDWSNPFGKARFRPITPVTEENDKKYFRYTHGYGFGDVNGDGRADLLTKEGWFEQPADTKEDKDWTFHAAPFTPEGERGGSFILVYDVNGDGRNDVISSHNAHGYGLSWYEQTEDGSFIDHKLMGNTVENSPVGVKFSQLHAMQMADMDGDGVLDLVTGKRRWAHGPLKDDEPNAAPVLYWFQIKRDGKGGAEFIPHQIDDNSGVGTEVTPGDVNQDGKLDVVVGNKKGVFVFLQE, from the coding sequence ATGAAGTCTTGCCTCGTCTCCATTCTGACCCTCGCCGCGCTCTCCGCAGCCGCGGCCCCGACCTTTAAAAAAATCACCCTGACCGAAGAATTCGTCGCGGAAGGCGCTCACTTTGCCGATTTCGATCACGATGGCCAAAATGACATCTGCGCCGGACGCTTCATCTGGAAAGGGCCGGAGTTCAAAGAGCGCATCGAGTTCGCTCCAAAATTTGAAAAAGAGCCTTATGACCCTGCCAAGGGCTACAGTGATTTCTTCCTGAGCTATACCTACGACTTCAATGGCGATGGCTGGAGCGACATCCTGGCCTTCTCCTGGCCGGGCAAGGAGACCTGGGTGTTTGAAAACCCTCAGAACAAAAAAACGGAGTGGACCCGCCACACCATCTTTGACATCACCGACAACGAATCCCCCACTCTGGGTGACATCAACGGCGATGGCAAACCCGAGCTTATCTGCCACACCAGCCTCGGTGTGCAGCCCTCCAAAGGCGGTCGTTTAGGTTACGCCGAGATCGACTGGAGCAATCCCTTTGGCAAAGCCCGCTTCCGCCCCATCACCCCCGTCACGGAAGAGAACGACAAGAAATACTTCCGCTACACCCACGGCTACGGTTTTGGCGATGTGAATGGCGATGGCCGCGCCGACCTTCTCACCAAAGAGGGGTGGTTTGAACAACCTGCCGACACGAAGGAGGACAAGGACTGGACCTTCCATGCCGCCCCCTTCACCCCAGAAGGTGAGCGCGGCGGCTCCTTCATCCTCGTCTATGATGTGAACGGCGATGGCCGCAATGATGTGATCAGCAGCCACAATGCCCATGGCTACGGCCTGAGCTGGTATGAGCAGACGGAAGACGGCAGCTTCATCGATCACAAGCTGATGGGCAACACCGTGGAAAACAGCCCTGTGGGGGTCAAATTCAGCCAGCTTCACGCCATGCAGATGGCCGACATGGATGGTGATGGCGTGCTCGACCTCGTCACGGGTAAGCGCCGCTGGGCTCACGGCCCCCTGAAAGACGACGAACCGAATGCCGCCCCGGTGCTCTACTGGTTCCAGATCAAACGCGATGGCAAAGGCGGCGCGGAGTTCATCCCTCACCAGATCGACGACAACAGCGGCGTCGGCACCGAAGTCACTCCAGGCGACGTCAATCAAGACGGCAAGCTGGATGTGGTGGTCGGCAACAAGAAGGGCGTGTTTGTGTTTTTGCAGGAGTAA
- a CDS encoding HAD family hydrolase, producing MLQIPDYPFRAFIFDCDGTLVDSMPLHYEAWLASLRHHEAPFEFTEDFFYARAGVREQDVVTELNAQYGSQVDPDSVAHLKAEMFLKIIPQVQAIQPVADFARSLEGRFPMAVASGSEEIIVRGCLAANGLLHLFPTIVTPAYVKQGKPAPDMFLLAAEKMGVEPKDCLVLEDGQAGIVAAEAAGMQWAFVPRTLR from the coding sequence ATGCTCCAAATCCCCGATTACCCTTTCCGCGCCTTCATTTTCGATTGTGACGGCACCTTGGTGGACTCAATGCCCCTGCACTATGAAGCTTGGCTGGCCTCCCTGCGGCACCACGAGGCCCCGTTTGAGTTCACCGAAGATTTCTTTTATGCCCGGGCTGGCGTGCGTGAGCAGGATGTGGTGACGGAGCTGAATGCCCAATACGGCAGTCAGGTCGATCCAGACTCCGTGGCGCATTTGAAGGCGGAGATGTTTCTGAAGATCATCCCCCAGGTGCAGGCCATTCAGCCGGTGGCAGATTTTGCCCGCAGCCTGGAGGGGCGCTTCCCCATGGCTGTGGCCTCGGGGAGTGAGGAGATCATCGTGCGTGGCTGCTTGGCGGCCAATGGCTTGCTGCATCTGTTCCCCACCATTGTGACCCCGGCGTATGTGAAGCAGGGGAAACCGGCCCCAGACATGTTCCTTCTGGCGGCGGAGAAGATGGGGGTGGAGCCGAAGGACTGCCTGGTGCTGGAGGACGGGCAGGCGGGCATCGTGGCGGCGGAGGCGGCCGGGATGCAGTGGGCCTTCGTGCCGCGCACGTTGCGCTAG
- the dnaN gene encoding DNA polymerase III subunit beta, translating to MKFSISKDSFQQAIQQVQHVVSARTTLAILSNVLLRAREGVLELTTTDLDVGVTCSVPAEVEEEGATTLPARRLATIVRELPSEDIDISVDEKNVASIRSGPSFFKVLGLTSEEFPALPRFEGAREFRMDQQLLRDCLKKTSYAISTDETRYVLNGILFSFKNNTLTMVATDGRRLAMVEQEIEFPQSQEVDIIVPTKAVNELSRLLSDTGDVIIRVTNSQVGFDFGDGLLISKLIDGNYPNYRQVIPGEAKERIALEREVFLKAISRVSLLASEKSNSVKFQFSAGQVEIVAQSPDIGEAREILAINYKGPAITIAFNPEFAMAPLRNLSADEVTLHLIDEISPGVLRTGSSFLYVLMPMRVNS from the coding sequence ATGAAGTTCTCCATCAGCAAGGATTCTTTCCAGCAGGCCATTCAGCAGGTGCAGCACGTCGTCAGTGCACGCACCACTCTGGCTATCCTCTCCAACGTTTTGCTGCGTGCCCGTGAAGGCGTTTTGGAATTAACCACCACCGATCTGGATGTGGGGGTGACCTGTAGCGTGCCTGCGGAGGTGGAGGAGGAAGGCGCGACCACGCTGCCTGCTCGTCGTCTGGCGACGATCGTGCGTGAGCTTCCCTCCGAAGACATCGACATCAGTGTGGATGAAAAGAACGTTGCCTCCATCCGCAGCGGTCCTTCCTTCTTCAAGGTTCTCGGTCTGACCAGTGAAGAATTCCCAGCCCTGCCTCGTTTCGAAGGTGCCCGGGAGTTTCGCATGGATCAGCAGTTGCTGCGTGACTGCCTGAAAAAGACTTCCTATGCCATCTCCACGGATGAAACCCGTTATGTGCTGAATGGCATTCTGTTCTCCTTTAAAAACAACACCCTGACGATGGTGGCCACGGATGGTCGCCGCTTGGCCATGGTGGAGCAGGAGATCGAGTTCCCGCAGAGCCAGGAAGTCGATATCATCGTGCCGACCAAGGCCGTGAATGAGCTTTCCCGCCTGTTGAGTGATACCGGAGATGTAATCATCCGGGTCACGAATAGCCAAGTCGGTTTTGACTTCGGGGACGGCCTGCTCATCAGCAAGCTGATCGATGGCAACTACCCGAACTACCGTCAGGTGATCCCTGGGGAAGCCAAGGAACGCATCGCTCTGGAACGTGAAGTTTTCCTCAAAGCCATCAGCCGTGTGTCCTTGCTGGCCAGTGAGAAGTCCAATTCTGTCAAATTCCAGTTCTCAGCCGGGCAGGTGGAAATCGTCGCTCAAAGCCCGGACATCGGGGAGGCTCGCGAAATTTTAGCCATCAATTACAAGGGACCTGCGATCACAATCGCCTTCAATCCCGAATTCGCCATGGCTCCGCTGCGGAACCTGAGCGCCGACGAAGTGACTCTTCACCTCATCGACGAGATCAGCCCCGGCGTCCTCCGCACCGGCAGCAGCTTCCTTTACGTGCTCATGCCGATGCGCGTGAACAGTTAA